The Acetivibrio saccincola genome window below encodes:
- a CDS encoding glycoside hydrolase family 9 protein — protein MKKVSLAILVILSIVNIMPQWVWGEEAKFNYVDAFAKSILFYEANWCGPDAGNNRIKWRGPCHVDDGKDVGLDLTGGFHDCGDHVKFGLPQCNSASTLAWAYYEFKDVFIEKGQDEYMLNILKNFCDYFMRCFPDKETFYYQVGDGDIDHEYWGPPELQKCERPTYYVATPENPGSDVAGSAAATLALMYLNYKDRDLEYAEKCLKYAKDLYEFGMKYRGNSKGQTYYRPMDYLDELMWGSIWLYVATNDQKYMDNLESLMADKNITDGNRFNDHWTQCWDYVMTGVFTKLATLSPNPMYKEIAEEHFDYWQNGIRSTPGGLKFLDSWGVAKYPAAESFVQLVYYKDTGEKDKKYLDFAKSQIDYILGDNPKNMSYMVGFGENYPKFPHHRASSGRLEGPPADEHKSMPQRHILYGALVGGPDMNDEYTDDVDAYVHTETGLDYNAGFVGALAGMSKYFGQNQFPEDTPGIEGEPTEYYIEAKIYEETSTGVTIDLNLYNIVTSPPQYEEGLSFKYFLDLSEYVEEGINISKFTTDVYYSPANAQISGLKPWDEDKNIYYVEVTFPGEGLYVRTYVQFAINFYENKLWDSSNDFSTKEITDTYSKIETIPIYKDGVMVYGKDPSGNEATEPLPSEYLLGDLNGDELVDSRDCVLLSRYLLEITTDFSYEHALKAADVDGNGDVNTVDYAYISRYVLGIITEFPKGK, from the coding sequence ATGAAGAAGGTCAGCCTGGCCATCTTGGTTATTCTTAGTATTGTAAACATAATGCCCCAATGGGTTTGGGGAGAGGAAGCAAAATTCAATTACGTGGATGCGTTTGCTAAATCAATTCTCTTTTATGAAGCAAACTGGTGTGGACCTGATGCAGGAAACAACAGGATTAAATGGCGGGGTCCATGTCATGTTGATGATGGAAAAGATGTTGGGCTTGATTTAACAGGCGGTTTTCACGATTGCGGGGACCATGTAAAATTCGGATTGCCCCAATGTAATTCAGCGTCCACACTTGCGTGGGCATATTATGAGTTTAAGGATGTATTTATTGAAAAAGGTCAGGATGAATACATGCTGAATATTTTAAAAAATTTTTGTGACTACTTTATGAGATGTTTTCCTGACAAAGAGACATTTTATTACCAGGTGGGAGATGGTGACATAGACCATGAGTACTGGGGACCTCCGGAACTTCAAAAATGTGAAAGACCTACATATTATGTTGCAACCCCGGAGAACCCTGGTTCAGACGTGGCAGGAAGTGCAGCGGCAACCCTGGCACTAATGTACTTAAACTATAAAGACAGGGATTTGGAATATGCAGAAAAGTGCCTTAAATACGCAAAAGACCTTTATGAATTTGGAATGAAGTACAGGGGAAACAGTAAAGGACAAACTTACTACAGACCCATGGATTACCTGGACGAGCTTATGTGGGGTTCTATCTGGCTGTATGTTGCTACAAATGACCAGAAATACATGGACAACCTTGAATCATTAATGGCGGACAAAAACATCACTGACGGCAACCGCTTTAATGACCATTGGACACAGTGCTGGGATTATGTTATGACTGGTGTATTTACGAAGCTTGCTACTTTGTCGCCTAATCCAATGTATAAGGAGATTGCCGAAGAACATTTTGACTACTGGCAAAACGGTATAAGATCCACTCCCGGAGGTCTGAAATTTCTGGACAGCTGGGGAGTTGCAAAATATCCTGCAGCAGAAAGTTTTGTTCAGCTTGTATATTACAAGGATACAGGGGAGAAGGATAAGAAATATCTTGATTTTGCAAAAAGTCAAATTGACTACATTCTTGGAGATAATCCTAAAAACATGTCATACATGGTAGGTTTTGGGGAAAACTACCCTAAATTTCCCCACCACAGAGCTTCAAGCGGAAGGTTGGAGGGACCGCCTGCTGATGAACATAAATCAATGCCTCAGAGGCATATACTTTACGGTGCTTTGGTGGGTGGACCTGATATGAATGATGAATACACTGATGATGTTGATGCTTATGTTCATACTGAGACAGGGCTAGATTACAATGCTGGTTTTGTTGGTGCATTAGCAGGTATGTCCAAGTATTTTGGTCAGAATCAGTTTCCTGAAGATACTCCGGGTATAGAAGGTGAGCCGACAGAATATTATATTGAAGCAAAGATATATGAAGAAACATCAACAGGGGTTACCATCGACCTTAATTTGTACAATATAGTTACATCACCGCCCCAGTATGAAGAGGGACTGTCATTTAAATACTTTCTTGATTTATCAGAGTATGTTGAAGAGGGAATAAATATTTCAAAATTCACCACAGATGTGTACTATTCCCCGGCCAATGCGCAAATATCAGGGCTTAAGCCTTGGGATGAGGATAAAAACATTTATTATGTAGAGGTAACTTTCCCTGGTGAAGGGTTGTATGTAAGAACCTATGTACAGTTTGCTATAAATTTCTATGAAAACAAATTATGGGATTCTTCCAATGACTTTTCAACAAAGGAGATAACAGATACTTATTCAAAAATAGAAACCATACCAATTTACAAAGACGGGGTTATGGTATATGGAAAAGATCCTTCAGGAAATGAGGCAACAGAACCTTTACCGTCTGAATATCTTTTAGGGGATTTAAACGGGGATGAATTGGTTGATTCCAGAGACTGTGTTTTATTATCCAGATACCTTTTAGAGATTACAACTGATTTTTCCTATGAACATGCCTTAAAAGCAGCGGATGTTGACGGAAACGGCGATGTTAATACAGTGGATTATGCTTATATAAGCAGATATGTTTTAGGTATTATTACTGAATTTCCTAAGGGTAAGTAA
- a CDS encoding glycoside hydrolase family 9 protein has translation MIKIKKGRSKFSIFLTFIFILGQLTSLSFAHSAPPEDFTPAPGWEDYDYFNFAEALQKSIYFYDAQKCGPEADCENGGRLEWRGACHEDDARIPLTESNLSEEFIEKYKHILDPDGDGTMDLHGGFHDAGDHVRFGLPQSYTSGTLGWGFLEFRDSFKAIGEEEHMLEILKHFTDTYLRCTFLDEDGNVIAFAYMIGEGDADHTYWGPPELYPDYIPRPAEFATEEAPGSDVCASTAASLCTSYLIFKDSDPEYAEECLTVAKALYEFAKKYRGLSTADGYYISSYDEDEMSWAAAWLYECTGNMEYIDDIMSTDESGEYTGYIKRIIPETYNTNIWYNSWTHCWDTVWAGAFLKLHQLFPENELYKFIARWNVEYLSGGAAKHEDPSDVNYVITSPAGYTMLNGWGSARYNTAIQLCALVYMKYNPERTDFGEWAKGQMEYLMGRNPMGYSYIVGYGYERGLPFAKHPHHRAAHGSKTNSMNDPEEHRHILWGALAGGPDLNDYHIDSTTEYAYNEVASDYNAAFVGACAGLYHYYGEGHEPIPDFPHKEERVDDYFCMSRIERETESSTQIVLRVHNETTQPPRYQTGLMVKYFFNISELILNEQSIDDVVFAIEYDEQLSMQQNPVEYRGPFKWDDGGTYYYELDWSGNEIYGDRELQISFTAKQDSNYMTHWDSSNDYSRKGVTDTFEINRNIPVYINGVKVFGEEPPKLTELPEPEDDPDNPVEKVALIDVEYRCGAKDNTQNTIRAAVNIKNVGNVPIDLSDITLRYWFTNDGNEQNIFTCEYAPFGEGNVIGEIHYIENPVEGADTYCEISFTSEAGRLPVGASTGEIPFRIECGESVYNQENDYSAVLTMTELGKNEKITAYINGELKYGIEPVEVSTVILGDVDGNGSIDTIDLAIMQRHILEIKAMDDKYIKVADVNKDNVVDSMDYMLIQRYVLEIINSF, from the coding sequence ATGATAAAAATAAAAAAAGGGAGAAGTAAATTTTCAATTTTTTTAACATTTATATTTATTTTAGGACAGTTAACCAGCTTAAGCTTTGCACATTCAGCACCGCCGGAGGATTTTACCCCGGCTCCGGGTTGGGAGGACTATGATTATTTTAACTTTGCCGAGGCGCTGCAAAAATCAATTTATTTTTACGATGCACAAAAATGCGGCCCGGAGGCTGATTGTGAGAACGGAGGAAGGCTTGAGTGGAGGGGTGCATGTCACGAAGATGATGCAAGAATTCCTCTTACAGAGTCAAACCTTTCAGAAGAATTTATTGAAAAGTACAAGCATATTTTAGACCCTGACGGAGACGGGACAATGGATTTACACGGAGGGTTTCACGATGCAGGAGACCACGTAAGATTTGGCTTGCCGCAAAGTTATACCTCCGGTACTTTAGGATGGGGATTTCTGGAATTCAGAGACTCCTTTAAGGCAATCGGGGAAGAAGAACATATGCTGGAAATTTTAAAACATTTTACAGATACATATTTAAGGTGTACCTTTCTTGATGAAGACGGCAATGTTATTGCATTTGCATACATGATAGGGGAAGGGGATGCAGACCACACTTACTGGGGTCCTCCGGAACTGTATCCTGACTACATTCCAAGACCTGCGGAATTTGCAACTGAAGAAGCTCCGGGAAGTGATGTTTGTGCCAGCACCGCAGCATCCCTTTGCACATCATATTTGATTTTTAAAGATTCAGATCCGGAATATGCAGAAGAATGTCTCACCGTTGCTAAGGCATTGTATGAGTTTGCAAAGAAATACAGGGGTTTGAGTACTGCTGATGGTTACTACATATCCAGTTATGATGAAGATGAGATGTCATGGGCTGCAGCATGGCTTTATGAATGTACAGGAAACATGGAATACATAGACGATATTATGTCGACTGACGAAAGTGGCGAGTATACCGGATATATAAAAAGAATTATACCGGAAACTTATAATACAAATATTTGGTACAATTCATGGACACATTGCTGGGACACTGTATGGGCAGGTGCATTTTTAAAACTACATCAGCTGTTTCCTGAAAATGAGCTGTATAAATTTATCGCACGCTGGAATGTGGAGTATTTATCCGGCGGTGCGGCAAAGCATGAAGACCCAAGTGATGTAAATTACGTTATAACATCCCCTGCAGGATATACAATGTTAAACGGATGGGGCTCTGCCCGCTACAATACTGCCATCCAGCTGTGTGCCCTTGTATATATGAAATACAATCCTGAAAGAACGGATTTTGGTGAGTGGGCAAAGGGGCAGATGGAATATCTGATGGGAAGAAACCCTATGGGATATTCATATATAGTTGGTTACGGATATGAGCGGGGATTGCCTTTTGCAAAACATCCACACCACAGAGCTGCTCACGGTTCAAAGACAAACAGTATGAATGACCCTGAAGAACACAGGCATATTTTATGGGGGGCACTTGCAGGAGGACCGGACTTAAATGACTATCACATAGATTCAACCACAGAATATGCGTATAATGAAGTAGCTTCTGACTATAATGCCGCTTTTGTAGGGGCTTGTGCCGGACTGTATCATTACTATGGTGAAGGACATGAACCTATACCGGATTTCCCTCATAAAGAAGAAAGAGTTGATGATTACTTCTGTATGTCGCGTATTGAGAGGGAAACTGAGTCAAGCACACAAATTGTATTGAGAGTACACAATGAGACCACTCAGCCTCCGCGCTATCAAACCGGACTGATGGTAAAATATTTTTTCAACATTAGTGAGCTTATATTAAATGAACAGAGCATAGATGATGTGGTATTTGCCATTGAGTATGACGAACAGCTTTCCATGCAGCAAAATCCTGTAGAGTACAGAGGACCTTTTAAATGGGATGACGGCGGAACATATTATTATGAATTGGATTGGAGTGGAAATGAAATATACGGTGACAGGGAATTGCAAATTTCCTTTACAGCAAAACAAGACTCCAACTATATGACCCACTGGGATTCAAGCAATGACTATAGTAGAAAAGGTGTTACAGATACTTTTGAAATTAACAGGAATATACCGGTATATATAAATGGTGTAAAGGTGTTTGGAGAAGAGCCGCCAAAACTTACTGAATTGCCGGAACCTGAGGATGATCCTGATAATCCGGTTGAAAAAGTAGCTTTAATAGATGTAGAATACAGATGCGGTGCAAAAGATAATACCCAAAACACAATACGTGCTGCAGTTAACATTAAGAATGTGGGAAATGTTCCAATAGATTTATCCGATATAACCCTGCGCTACTGGTTCACAAATGACGGCAATGAACAAAACATTTTTACATGTGAATATGCGCCTTTTGGAGAGGGAAATGTTATAGGAGAAATACATTATATAGAAAACCCTGTTGAGGGTGCAGATACATATTGTGAAATCAGCTTTACAAGTGAAGCAGGCAGGCTTCCGGTGGGGGCAAGTACAGGAGAAATACCATTTAGAATTGAATGCGGTGAGTCTGTCTATAATCAGGAAAATGACTATTCAGCTGTACTGACAATGACGGAACTTGGCAAAAACGAAAAAATAACAGCTTATATAAATGGAGAGCTTAAATACGGAATTGAGCCTGTTGAGGTGAGTACTGTTATCCTTGGGGATGTAGATGGCAACGGAAGTATAGACACAATAGATTTAGCCATTATGCAAAGGCATATACTTGAAATTAAAGCTATGGATGACAAATATATTAAAGTGGCGGATGTAAATAAAGATAATGTTGTGGATTCAATGGATTATATGTTGATACAAAGATATGTTTTAGAAATTATAAATTCTTTTTAA
- a CDS encoding Gfo/Idh/MocA family protein produces the protein MKKIRLGVIGTGMAWERLHYPAISELGDKYEIAALCNRTFKDAENFAKKINLDIKNVYDNLDEMLKRPDIDAVDILVPIEYNYEISEKVARAGKDFICEKPMASNMDDAKKYLELSKKYNVKIMIAENFRYNEENNIIKELVESKKIGDVIYFIRNNVSCFPCEMTKDTFAAAEWRQHPKFEGGAFLDAALHDIAAMRHIFGAVQCVHAFGKPQPHDFNPYYSINSNILFENGIIGQYTYFPSGIETQKPPVGFRIYGTNGQIYLEDKSCGIINIFYNEGTSEQIKYTPERGFYNELLNFYNALNGTEEISVTPEVEYGDVKMVFDILKSISSKEVIYVDTPPPFKDIKLKEIQESTAPYIQ, from the coding sequence ATGAAAAAAATCCGTCTTGGAGTAATAGGAACAGGAATGGCGTGGGAAAGACTTCATTACCCTGCTATTTCAGAACTTGGGGACAAATATGAAATAGCAGCCCTCTGCAACAGAACTTTTAAAGATGCAGAAAATTTTGCAAAAAAAATAAACCTTGATATAAAAAATGTTTATGATAACTTAGATGAAATGCTTAAAAGACCGGATATCGATGCAGTTGATATTCTCGTTCCCATTGAATACAATTATGAAATATCAGAAAAAGTTGCCAGGGCCGGAAAAGACTTCATTTGCGAAAAGCCAATGGCATCTAACATGGATGATGCAAAAAAATACTTAGAACTTTCAAAAAAGTATAATGTAAAAATAATGATTGCCGAAAACTTCAGGTACAATGAAGAGAACAATATAATAAAAGAACTTGTGGAAAGTAAAAAAATAGGGGATGTTATATACTTTATTCGTAATAATGTCAGTTGCTTCCCCTGCGAAATGACAAAGGACACCTTTGCAGCTGCTGAGTGGAGGCAGCATCCTAAATTTGAAGGGGGTGCCTTTTTAGATGCAGCCCTTCATGATATTGCTGCAATGCGCCACATTTTTGGGGCCGTACAATGCGTCCATGCCTTTGGAAAACCTCAGCCGCATGATTTTAACCCCTATTATTCTATAAACTCCAATATACTTTTTGAAAACGGTATAATAGGTCAGTATACTTATTTCCCGTCCGGAATTGAAACTCAGAAACCTCCGGTAGGATTCAGGATTTACGGAACAAATGGTCAAATATATTTAGAAGATAAATCCTGCGGGATTATAAATATCTTTTATAATGAGGGCACTTCCGAACAAATAAAATACACCCCTGAAAGAGGTTTTTACAATGAGCTTTTAAACTTTTATAATGCCCTGAACGGCACTGAGGAAATATCAGTTACACCTGAGGTTGAATACGGGGATGTTAAAATGGTTTTTGATATTTTAAAATCCATTTCAAGTAAAGAAGTAATTTATGTTGACACCCCTCCTCCTTTTAAAGATATAAAGCTAAAAGAAATTCAAGAATCCACAGCGCCTTATATACAATAG
- a CDS encoding RICIN domain-containing protein: MFKGKILSKNKIKLCLIIITAIVLSGSLGNISGLGNAFAETSGNNVIINGTQFKDTSGNIIHAHGGGFLKYGDYYYWYGEYRDQSNLFKGVRCYRSKDLVNWEYRGEVLSPDSHPELNRVNIERPKVMYNQFTKEFVMWMHWENGIHYGEARAAVAYCSTPDGKYTYKGSFRPYQNSGVEDHGRPGYMSRDCTVFVDTDGKGYFLSSSNENMDLHLYELTPDYKDIASLAAKLYVGKQREAPCLFKRNGYYYLVTSGCTGWDPNQAKYAYSKDLRSGWSELYNLGNSTTYRSQPTYVLPVQGTSGTSYLYAGDRWAGAWGGRVNESQYVWLPLVFLSDTKLVLPYYDAIEINVQAGTITEYMPDKTRYKIVNRHSGKVLDVKDSSTDNAAPIVQWSDNDSLSQQWYIVDVGNGYKKIVNAKTGFALDVKDESKDNGGLLIQYTSTGGHNQHWEFIDIGNGYYKIKSRGSGKLLDVYKWSTDDGATVQQWSDANGENQHWKLVKVEDTPQYIIGDITGDGIIDSNDCVLLQRYILDIIDSFPNSNWQIVADINKDGIINTLDYALLSRHILEIQSIT; encoded by the coding sequence TTGTTTAAGGGGAAAATCTTGTCTAAAAACAAAATAAAATTATGCCTAATTATTATCACCGCCATTGTTCTTTCCGGTAGCCTAGGAAACATTTCAGGTTTGGGAAATGCTTTTGCCGAAACATCCGGCAACAATGTGATTATAAACGGGACACAGTTCAAAGACACCTCAGGCAACATCATTCATGCACATGGCGGAGGGTTTTTAAAATATGGGGATTACTACTACTGGTACGGGGAATACAGAGACCAATCAAACCTTTTTAAAGGAGTCCGCTGCTACCGTTCTAAAGATTTGGTAAATTGGGAATACAGGGGGGAAGTTTTGTCTCCTGATTCACACCCTGAGCTAAACAGGGTAAATATAGAACGTCCTAAAGTTATGTACAATCAATTTACAAAAGAGTTTGTAATGTGGATGCACTGGGAAAACGGTATCCACTATGGTGAAGCAAGGGCTGCTGTTGCATACTGCAGCACCCCCGACGGCAAATATACATATAAGGGAAGTTTCCGTCCCTACCAAAACTCAGGGGTTGAGGACCATGGTCGTCCAGGCTACATGTCCAGGGACTGTACTGTTTTTGTGGATACAGACGGAAAAGGCTACTTTTTGTCCTCTTCCAATGAAAACATGGACTTGCATTTATATGAATTAACCCCTGACTACAAAGATATTGCCTCCCTTGCTGCCAAACTATATGTGGGAAAACAAAGGGAAGCACCATGCCTTTTTAAGAGAAATGGCTACTATTATCTTGTAACATCAGGATGTACAGGCTGGGATCCAAACCAGGCCAAATATGCCTACTCAAAAGATTTAAGGAGTGGGTGGTCCGAACTTTACAATTTAGGAAACTCAACTACATACAGGTCACAGCCCACTTATGTTTTACCTGTCCAGGGTACATCCGGCACATCATACCTCTATGCAGGAGACAGGTGGGCAGGTGCATGGGGCGGACGTGTAAATGAATCCCAATATGTATGGCTTCCACTTGTATTTCTTTCTGACACAAAGCTGGTTCTGCCTTATTACGATGCCATTGAAATTAATGTCCAGGCAGGAACCATCACAGAATACATGCCGGATAAAACCCGCTACAAAATTGTAAACAGACACAGCGGCAAAGTTTTGGACGTAAAAGATTCTTCAACGGATAATGCGGCACCAATTGTACAGTGGAGTGATAACGACAGCCTGAGCCAACAGTGGTATATAGTGGACGTAGGAAACGGGTACAAAAAAATTGTAAACGCTAAAACAGGATTTGCCCTTGATGTTAAAGATGAATCCAAAGACAACGGCGGTTTGCTCATACAGTATACAAGCACCGGCGGTCACAACCAGCACTGGGAGTTCATTGATATAGGAAATGGATACTATAAGATAAAAAGCCGTGGAAGTGGTAAACTACTTGATGTATATAAGTGGTCCACCGATGATGGTGCAACCGTTCAGCAGTGGTCTGATGCAAACGGCGAAAACCAGCATTGGAAGCTGGTAAAGGTGGAGGACACCCCTCAATATATCATTGGTGATATTACAGGGGATGGTATAATTGACTCTAATGATTGCGTTTTGCTTCAAAGGTATATTTTAGATATTATTGATTCCTTCCCTAATAGTAACTGGCAAATTGTTGCTGATATTAACAAAGATGGTATTATAAATACACTGGACTATGCTCTTTTAAGCCGTCATATATTAGAAATTCAAAGCATAACCTGA
- a CDS encoding SF1B family DNA helicase RecD2 has protein sequence MEYISGVVERITFANEENGFCVIKIKSKGFSDLVTVVGNLASVNVGSILKLKGQWKMDSKYGRQFNAFDYREVVPATIAGIEKYLGSGLIKGIGPKYAKRIVRYFKEDTLRVIEEEPDKLINVEGIGKKRLEMIKKAWQEQKEIKNVMLFLQSHGVSTGYAVKIYKTYGDESINVVRDNPYRLADDIWGIGFKTADKIAQKLGFDKNSFERCRSGIAYVLNQLSNDGHCYATREQLISETVKMLEIEENLVEGTLDKMIEDKLVIPDENNSIYLPPFYHSEAGTAKRIREIVNAKCPLALSDLDKIIDDIQKEYNIVYDKVQIDAIKAAAASKFMVLTGGPGTGKTTTTLAIIKIFQKMGKTVLLAAPTGRAAKRMSETTGMEAKTIHRLLEYSPLEGYQKNAENKLQCDVLIIDETSMVDIILMYNLLKAVKDETIVILVGDVDQLPSVGAGNVLKDIIDSGQVTFVRLTRIFRQALGSAIITNAHLINKGIKPRLKCGKKSDFFFVEEEDPEKIPEVIKGLCTRRLPSYFNVDPVNDIQVLTPMQRGVAGAHNLNVVLQEALNPSDVKIKYGGTVYCLNDKVMQIKNNYDKNVFNGDIGIITHIDLEDKTLIISFDENDVEYDQTELDQVVLAYATTVHKSQGSEYQIVVAPFTTQHYMMLQRNLLYTCVTRAKKAFVLVGTKKAVAIAVSNNKIQERNTMLSERLKIKE, from the coding sequence ATGGAGTATATAAGTGGGGTTGTTGAGAGAATTACATTTGCAAATGAAGAAAATGGTTTTTGTGTTATAAAAATAAAGTCTAAAGGCTTTAGTGACCTGGTAACAGTTGTGGGAAACCTTGCTTCTGTCAATGTGGGTTCAATTTTAAAGCTTAAAGGTCAGTGGAAAATGGACAGCAAGTACGGCAGGCAGTTTAATGCCTTTGACTACAGGGAAGTTGTTCCTGCAACTATTGCAGGGATTGAAAAATATTTAGGAAGCGGGCTTATAAAAGGTATTGGTCCTAAATATGCAAAAAGAATTGTAAGATATTTTAAAGAAGACACCCTGCGTGTTATTGAAGAAGAACCGGATAAACTTATTAATGTTGAAGGTATAGGTAAAAAACGGCTGGAGATGATAAAAAAAGCCTGGCAGGAACAAAAGGAAATAAAAAATGTCATGCTTTTTTTGCAAAGCCACGGGGTATCTACAGGATATGCCGTAAAAATTTATAAAACCTATGGGGATGAAAGTATAAATGTTGTCCGGGACAACCCTTACCGCTTAGCAGATGATATTTGGGGCATAGGCTTTAAGACGGCGGATAAAATTGCCCAGAAACTGGGATTTGATAAAAATTCATTTGAGCGCTGCAGGTCAGGTATAGCTTATGTACTAAATCAGCTTTCCAATGACGGCCACTGTTATGCAACAAGGGAGCAGCTAATATCAGAGACGGTAAAAATGCTGGAGATAGAAGAAAATTTAGTTGAAGGTACTTTGGATAAAATGATAGAGGACAAATTGGTAATACCTGATGAAAACAATTCTATTTACCTTCCGCCTTTTTACCATAGTGAAGCGGGAACGGCAAAGAGAATACGGGAAATAGTAAATGCTAAATGTCCGTTGGCTTTGTCAGACTTAGATAAGATAATTGATGATATACAAAAAGAATACAATATAGTATACGACAAGGTGCAAATAGATGCAATCAAGGCGGCTGCCGCTTCAAAGTTTATGGTTTTAACGGGCGGCCCCGGGACGGGAAAAACCACAACAACCCTTGCAATAATTAAAATATTTCAAAAGATGGGAAAGACGGTGCTTCTTGCAGCACCTACAGGGCGGGCGGCAAAGAGAATGTCAGAGACAACCGGTATGGAGGCAAAGACTATACACCGGCTTTTAGAATACAGTCCATTGGAAGGATATCAAAAAAATGCAGAAAACAAATTGCAATGTGATGTGTTAATAATTGATGAAACTTCCATGGTAGACATAATATTAATGTATAATTTATTAAAGGCTGTAAAAGATGAGACAATTGTCATTTTGGTAGGTGACGTGGATCAGCTTCCCTCTGTTGGGGCGGGCAACGTTTTAAAAGACATTATTGATTCGGGTCAGGTAACATTTGTAAGACTCACCAGGATATTCAGGCAGGCTTTGGGAAGTGCAATAATAACCAATGCCCATCTTATAAACAAAGGCATTAAGCCAAGGCTTAAATGCGGCAAAAAGAGTGACTTTTTCTTTGTAGAAGAGGAAGACCCGGAAAAAATACCTGAAGTAATTAAAGGACTTTGTACAAGAAGGCTTCCCTCTTATTTTAATGTGGATCCCGTAAATGATATCCAGGTGCTGACACCTATGCAAAGGGGAGTGGCAGGAGCACATAATTTGAATGTGGTTTTGCAGGAAGCGTTAAATCCGTCAGATGTTAAAATTAAATACGGCGGGACGGTATACTGCTTAAATGACAAAGTGATGCAGATTAAAAACAATTACGATAAAAATGTTTTTAACGGTGATATAGGAATCATTACCCATATAGACTTGGAGGACAAAACATTAATAATAAGCTTTGATGAAAATGATGTGGAATATGACCAAACTGAACTTGACCAGGTGGTTTTGGCTTATGCCACCACAGTTCATAAAAGCCAGGGAAGTGAATACCAGATTGTGGTTGCACCCTTTACAACCCAGCATTATATGATGCTTCAAAGAAATCTTTTATATACCTGCGTCACCAGGGCAAAGAAGGCTTTTGTACTGGTGGGGACTAAAAAGGCGGTGGCTATAGCTGTTTCAAACAATAAAATTCAAGAGAGGAATACAATGCTTTCAGAAAGACTTAAAATCAAAGAATAG